A DNA window from Halomicrobium mukohataei DSM 12286 contains the following coding sequences:
- a CDS encoding energy-coupling factor ABC transporter ATP-binding protein, producing MTADPVIEASGLAYRYEDGTTAVDGVDLTIEAGERVALLGPNGAGKSTLLLLLGGLLPPDDGSVRYFGTDQPGDAVRDRLGVLTQDPGEYLFNPTVREDIEYGPAQLGLSAAEADRRVAELAERFDLEHLLDRPPFRLSGGEQRRAAIASVLSVDPDVLLLDEPLSNVDGNNEAELLDLLDELSADGVTIVTSTPDTDLVAAVADRVVLLGRDGRVVATGSTREVLTDTDRLREAGLAPPTVVELFDRAGFEDLPVRVEEAVERLRRQ from the coding sequence GTGACGGCGGACCCGGTGATCGAAGCGTCGGGTCTGGCCTACCGGTACGAGGACGGCACCACCGCCGTCGACGGCGTCGACCTGACGATCGAGGCCGGCGAACGGGTCGCGCTGCTCGGCCCCAACGGCGCGGGCAAGTCCACGCTCTTGCTCCTGCTGGGCGGGCTGTTACCGCCCGACGACGGCTCCGTTCGCTACTTCGGGACGGACCAGCCGGGCGACGCCGTTCGCGACCGGCTGGGCGTGCTCACGCAGGACCCCGGCGAGTACCTGTTCAACCCGACCGTGCGCGAAGACATCGAGTACGGCCCCGCCCAGCTGGGGCTGTCGGCCGCCGAAGCCGACCGGCGCGTCGCCGAGCTGGCCGAGCGGTTCGACCTCGAACACCTCCTCGATCGCCCGCCGTTCCGACTCAGCGGCGGCGAACAGCGCCGCGCCGCCATCGCCAGCGTGCTCTCGGTCGACCCGGACGTACTCCTGCTAGACGAGCCGCTGTCGAACGTCGACGGCAACAACGAGGCCGAACTGCTCGATCTGCTGGACGAACTGTCGGCCGACGGCGTGACGATCGTCACGTCGACACCGGACACCGACCTCGTCGCGGCGGTGGCCGACCGGGTCGTCCTGCTGGGCCGGGACGGGCGCGTCGTCGCGACGGGATCGACTCGCGAAGTGTTGACCGACACCGACCGACTCCGCGAGGCCGGCCTCGCGCCCCCGACCGTCGTCGAACTGTTCGACCGGGCGGGCTTCGAGGACCTGCCGGTCCGCGTCGAGGAAGCGGTCGAACGACTGCGACGGCAGTGA
- the cbiQ gene encoding cobalt ECF transporter T component CbiQ, producing MDALDRTVAAVSDEAQSFLVTTRTPRRDGFMQAVDPALKLVGVLSLLVVAVVTDDLAILCGLAALPMGLAIGSRIAPLRLGRRIAPPVLASAAVVAPQAVLQPGPTVAALGPLSLSATGLSYVAVFLVRVTASLALLSVLLLTTGFGPLVTALRRLRLPPLAITLLAVTYRSLLLFFRELERMAHARRSRTFSRGSLRSRWARSGSFLGTFLLRSLDRGERVQRAARARGGTRLRPYDRSGSPGRADAAFALLLVVVVVVRVIAA from the coding sequence ATGGACGCGCTCGACCGCACCGTCGCGGCGGTCAGCGACGAGGCCCAGTCGTTTCTCGTGACGACCCGGACGCCTCGACGCGACGGCTTCATGCAGGCCGTCGACCCGGCACTGAAGCTGGTCGGCGTCCTCTCGCTTCTCGTAGTCGCGGTCGTGACCGACGACCTCGCGATCCTCTGCGGGCTGGCCGCCCTCCCGATGGGACTGGCGATCGGCTCGCGAATCGCGCCCCTGAGGCTCGGCCGACGGATCGCACCGCCGGTTCTGGCCTCGGCCGCCGTCGTCGCGCCACAGGCGGTCCTCCAGCCGGGACCGACCGTCGCGGCGCTCGGCCCGCTCTCGCTCTCGGCGACGGGACTGAGCTACGTCGCGGTCTTCCTCGTCCGCGTGACGGCCTCGCTCGCACTGCTGTCCGTGCTGTTGCTGACGACCGGCTTCGGCCCGCTGGTGACGGCCCTGCGTCGCCTTCGGCTCCCGCCGCTGGCGATCACCCTCCTCGCGGTCACGTACCGGTCGCTGCTGTTGTTCTTCCGGGAACTCGAACGGATGGCACACGCTCGCCGGAGCCGCACGTTCTCGCGTGGCTCGCTCCGGAGTCGCTGGGCGCGGTCGGGCTCGTTTCTGGGCACCTTCCTCCTGCGCTCGCTCGACCGCGGCGAACGGGTCCAGCGAGCCGCCCGCGCCCGCGGTGGCACGCGCCTGCGACCGTACGACCGGTCCGGGTCGCCGGGCCGCGCCGACGCCGCGTTCGCGCTGTTGCTCGTCGTCGTCGTCGTGGTTCGGGTGATCGCCGCGTGA
- a CDS encoding geranylgeranylglyceryl/heptaprenylglyceryl phosphate synthase has protein sequence MNLDWDDITHVTKIDPAKDLPRDIGVLSETDAIIVGGSDGVTAENTLAVIEQIGEAVPSIPILQEPYSSDHVSTDTIDAVDLLAIPAVYNGDREHFVGKHLDLFTEVGNKPEELFGTGLPVLGDLIASKGLDAVARMADKIVGEGYVIQNIESKAATVSGVETAYTTEQVAGAALATEAFYGFPIFYLEYSGTYGGPEEVEAAASHLDDATLVYGGGINSRRRAREILDAGADAIIVGDCFHEDPEQFRATVPS, from the coding sequence ATGAACCTCGACTGGGACGATATCACCCACGTGACGAAGATCGATCCCGCGAAGGATCTCCCACGCGACATCGGCGTGCTGTCGGAGACAGACGCGATCATCGTCGGTGGTTCCGACGGCGTCACGGCCGAGAACACGCTCGCAGTGATTGAGCAGATCGGTGAGGCGGTCCCGTCGATCCCCATCCTTCAGGAACCGTACAGCTCGGATCACGTCTCGACTGATACTATCGACGCCGTGGACCTTCTGGCGATTCCAGCCGTTTACAACGGGGACCGCGAGCACTTCGTGGGTAAGCATCTCGATCTCTTCACCGAAGTCGGCAACAAACCCGAAGAACTGTTTGGCACCGGCTTGCCAGTGCTCGGCGATCTCATCGCGTCGAAAGGGTTGGACGCGGTTGCCCGGATGGCAGACAAGATCGTCGGCGAAGGATACGTCATCCAGAACATCGAATCGAAGGCTGCGACAGTTTCGGGGGTCGAGACGGCGTACACGACCGAGCAGGTCGCCGGTGCGGCTCTCGCAACGGAAGCGTTCTACGGCTTCCCGATCTTCTATCTGGAATATTCGGGTACCTATGGCGGTCCCGAAGAGGTCGAAGCGGCGGCATCCCACCTCGATGACGCGACACTCGTCTACGGTGGCGGGATCAATAGTCGTCGTCGCGCCCGTGAGATCCTCGATGCTGGTGCGGACGCGATCATCGTCGGCGATTGTTTCCACGAGGATCCCGAGCAGTTCCGGGCGACCGTCCCGTCCTGA
- a CDS encoding VOC family protein, with translation MSGIVFFRTENRAETVSFYTDRLGFDVWLEQDGGCTILAYDNLLVGFCDGTETETDGIVTVVLDDEAAVDDCHADLADVARGPPKPNDDFGIYQFFATDPDGRTVEVQTFQHETPPVGSSSFSE, from the coding sequence ATGTCTGGGATCGTCTTCTTCCGGACCGAGAACCGCGCCGAGACCGTCTCCTTCTACACCGATCGACTCGGCTTCGACGTGTGGCTCGAACAGGACGGCGGCTGTACGATTCTCGCGTACGACAACCTCCTCGTCGGCTTCTGCGACGGGACCGAGACGGAGACCGACGGGATCGTCACGGTCGTCCTCGACGACGAGGCGGCCGTCGACGACTGTCACGCCGACCTCGCCGACGTGGCCCGCGGCCCGCCGAAACCGAACGACGACTTCGGGATCTACCAGTTCTTCGCGACCGACCCGGACGGGCGGACCGTGGAGGTCCAGACGTTCCAGCACGAGACGCCGCCGGTCGGCTCCAGTTCGTTCTCGGAATAA